A single genomic interval of Spinacia oleracea cultivar Varoflay chromosome 6, BTI_SOV_V1, whole genome shotgun sequence harbors:
- the LOC130462981 gene encoding uncharacterized protein → MKSPAENRDPKLYCQFHEDIGHDTKDFRSLKRALDGLASKGHLKNYPQRSAHGTEKNQYKKNKSPVSAAEGNHSEGGFVAVILGGPAAGGPTMRGQKDYAHQLAQVMLLGKSPMDPFPRIEICESDGGRVATLHDDPLVVEIKISNMRVKRILIGTGSSYDIMSMECLSHLAHDPKTIERIHYPIIGFGGSIIHPVGVITFPVRIGGRNDGRKMGVDFLIVKDLTAYNVILGRPTLNKIKVVVVTHLMLLKNVCDDGAIGTIHGDQQQAQDYYLTTLNP, encoded by the coding sequence ATGAAGTCTCCTGCTGAGAATCGAGATCCTAAGCTGTATTGCCAGTTCCACGAAGATATAGGTCATGATACCAAGGATTTTAGAAGCCTGAAGAGGGCCCTAGATGGCCTGGCTTCCAAGGGGCACCTGAAGAACTATCCCCAAAGAAGCGCTCACGGCACGGAAAAAAACCAGTACAAGAAAAATAAGTCACCTGTCTCAGCTGCAGAAGGAAATCACAGCGAAGGGGGATTCGTAGCAGTCATATTAGGAGGACCAGCTgctggaggacccaccatgagggGACAGAAAGATTATGCCCACCAGCTAGCTCAAGTGATGTTATTAGGAAAGTCACCAATGGACCCATTCCCCCGGATAGAAATATGTGAATCAGATGGAGGACGCGTAGCCACCCTGCATGACGACCCTCTCGTTGTCGAGATCAAGATCTCCAACATGAGGGTAAAGCGCATATTGATAGGTACAGGAAGTTCATATGATATAATGAGCATGGAGTGTCTAAGCCATCTAGCACATGACCCTAAGACAATTGAAAGAATCCACTACCCTATCATTGGCTTTGGAGGAAGCATCATACACCCTGTGGGCGTCATTACCTTTCCAGTACGAATAGGAGGACGTAATGATGGAAGAAAGATGGGTGTGGACTTCCTAATCGTCAAGGACTTGactgcatacaatgtcatcttgggacgTCCTACGCTGAACAAGATCAAAGTAGTGgtcgtcacccatctcatgCTCCTGAAGAATGTATGTGATGACGGAGCGATAGGAACtatacatggagatcaacagCAAGCACAGGACTACTATCTCACCACTCTTAACCCGTAA